The region TCTCTCTGTGCCATGAAGCCTGCCGGGCCATCGAAGATCTGCAAAAATTACAAGGGGGTACCCTGATCATTGGGGCAAGCCAGACCACTGGCACCTATCTCATGCCCCGCATGATTGGGCTATTTCGCAGCAAATATCCCGAAGTTGCTGTTCAGCTCCATGTGCATTCCACCCGCCGCACCTGCTGGAGCTTGGTCAATGGTCAAATTGATCTAGCGATTATCGGCGGTGAAGTTCCCTCAGAACTGAGTGAGCAAATCACCGTTACCCCCTACGCAGAGGACGAACTGGCACTGATCTTACCTGTGGATCATCCCTTGGCTAGTGCCGAAACCTTGACCAAAGAAGACTTGTATAAGCTGAGCTTTATTGCTCTCGATGCCCAATCCACCATTCGCAAGGTGATTGATCAGGTGCTGCAGCGCGCCAACATTGACCCTCGCCGCCTCAAGGTAGAGATGGAGCTCAATTCCATCGAGGCGATTAAAAATGCCGTACAGTCGGGCTTGGGGGCTGCCTTCGTCTCCATTTCCGCCATTGAGAAGGAGTTACAACTGGGGAGCCTACGGCGGATGGGTATCGAAAATGTCGTGGTCAAACGTACCCTGTCGCTGATTACGAATCCTAATCGCTACCGATCGCGGGCAGCGGAGGTCTTCTGCCGTGAAATTCTCACCCAATTTGCCACCTTCGCCATCGATACAGAACTGACAACGCCCAAGCCACCCATCTCCGATAGTGAAAAGCCCCTTAAGGAACTCTTGACGATCGCTCCCCTTGAGGAAAACAGCACCAATGCCAGTAATTCTTAGGGCAGAGCACGACCAGCCAAAGGCCAGAAGGGTCCCCCGTAGGGAGTTTATTATTTCAAACGATCGGAGTATGATAGTAGATCGCGCTGTTCATAACTGATGACCATGGCCCTGCAACACGACGTTAAACAAGAAATTATCAACACCTACCAGATCCACGGTACGGATACTGGCTCCACGGATGTCCAAGTTGCCATCCTCACGGAGCGGATCAAGCAGCTTTCTGAGCATCTCAAGGTGAATAAAAAAGATCACGCCTCTCGCCGAGGACTGCTGAAAATCATTGGCCGTCGCAAGCGGCTATTGGCCTATCTCTATCGCCACGATCCCCAGCGCTATCAGCAACTCATTGAACGTTTAGGAATCCGGGGTTAAAGACAATGGCAAAACGGTCGGATCTGCCCTTTGAGCCTAAAAAGAAAAAAGGAGCAACCCATTCTGCTAAAGCTCCTGCTGCTGCAGCCGTCCGTTCTAAAGCGCCAACATCCCCAGCTAAGCAAGCCAAAACAGGTGCCGGCATTCCCGAAATTGTCAGCCAACGAATGGTGGCTCGGATGGCAATCTTCTGCGGTACCCCCACCCTCTTGGGACTGATGACATTTCCCCTCAGCTATTTCATTGTCCATGAGGGCTGGTTTAAGTTGCCGAATGTGGTCGTTGTCATCGTTAGTCTTGGTCTTTTTGGCCTTGGGGCGCTGGGGCTTAGCTATGGTATTCTTTCTGCCTCTTGGGATGAGCACGAGCAGGGAAGTTGGCTCGGCTGGCGAGAATTCCGCACCAATTTTGGTCGTGTGGTCGAGAGTTGGCAAGCCTATCAGGCCCAGCGATCGCAAAACGCCGAATAAGCGCGATCGCTGACTCAAGTGTGCGCCTTTAATCAAGCAAATGTTAGGAATTTTTTACGGGTTTTTTATCATTTCCCGTAGAGTATTTACTATGGATTCAGAGAGTTAGACCCTGACCCGAATAACCAAGCACGGTCAGCTGCATAGCAATATCAAGTGTTCCAGGCATCACCAGCGGCAAAGGGTCCTAAAGTGACTCAAACTCCGTTTCCTGAGGACAACCCCGATGACAGCAGTGGAAATGCTCCCAGTTGAGGCGCACACAAATCTAGGAAACCTGCCCATTAGCCTACAGTCCTCTAGCTTTCTGCGAAATTTGCTGGGATTCCTGGCAGAAACCCTTGAAGATGTTGTCGGGCTGGAGGATGCCTCTGGCTTTATTGCCCTCGTGGGACAGCAAATGGGCAATTACATCAATGAACTTTACACCCAAGCCCTCGGCGATCGCCCCCTTGATGCCAAGACCGTGGCTCAAATTCTTGTGGATCTCAAAAATCGCATTGAAGGCGGATTTTTCCTAATTGAGCAGGACGAAGAACGCATTATTTTAGGGAATCACCGTTGCCCCCTTGGCAGTGGTGTGGTGGGTCATCCCTCGTTGTGCATGATGACCTCAAATGTGTTTGGGGTGATTGTGGCGCACCACTTGGGCTATGCCAAGGTTTGTATTGAAGAGGCGATCGCCAATGGGGATCAAGGGTGCCGCATGGTGGTCTATACCCAACCCACCGCTGCTGCTTTAGCTGCTAAAGGGCGAGAACACTATCGTAGCGATCGCCTTGAGTCCTGAGTCAGTCTCAGCCGGTGAAGTCCTTCATTGCAGTGGGGTCAGGGAGCAAGATGAGCGACTTTACACTCGATATTAACACATGGATTGATCTGTTCCCAGAACCAATGCTGGCCATGAATGCCCAGGGCAACATTGTAGCCATTAACCCCAGTGGTCGTGAATTTTTTGGCGGCAGTGTGCTCAATCGCAACCTTAGGGAACTCGTCGCCACTCCCCCAGAGAAACTCAATAAATGGCTGCCCCTTTGGCAACAGGCCACCCAAATGGTGCCCGGTACTCTCCAAGGCCACCAAGGGCAAAAAATTGAAGTGCAAGCGGTGGGCATCCACCGTTGCCAGCCCCCCTTGATTCTGCTGCGACTCTTTCGCCAACCGCGGCTTCTAGGGCAGTTTATTATCCAACGGCAACAATTTGAGCAGTTGCAACAGCAGATGGCACGGCAAACGGCTTTGATTGTGGAGCTACAGCAGCAGCAAAAACAACTGGAGGCAGAAAATCACTATCTACAGCAAATCTCGCAGCAAGATAGCCTGACCAAACTGGCAAATCGGCGTACCTTTGAATCCCGTCTGCGGTTGGTCTGGCAGGAAGCGGCAGCAACCCATACTCCCTTAGCCATTGTCCTGCTGGATATTGACCACTTCAAGGACTACAATGACACCTATGGCCACTTGGCGGGCGATCGCGCCCTGCAACGGGTCGCCTATGCCATTAAATCTCAGGTGCGGGCAACAGATCTGGTGGCTCGCTATGGTGGTGAAGAGTTTGTTCTCCTGTTGTCCCAGGCCCACCACGACGCTGCCATTTGTATCTTAGAGCGGATTTTTAACCACATCCGCAGTTTAGAAATTCCCCATGCTAGTTCGCCGGTCAAACCCTATCTCACTCTAAGCGCTGGCATTTGCATTGCAACTGCAACCCCTAGGGATTGTCCAATTTCTGAGCTGATCGCCACCGCCGATGCCGCTTTGTACGAGGCCAAACGCTCAGGGCGCGATCGCTATGTGTTGCAAACCTATGCTTGGATAAGTGGGCCTATCAGCCAAGAAATCTCGCCCTGCCCTTCGGAAAAGGCCCCGTAGCTGCCGCTGCTAGATATAATGTGGGTGGCCAAAGCACGGCAATCCCCTAGCCAAAACGTGATAGTTGATCGCGGTTGGGACGTTGTATTGCAGAATGTAAAGCTGAGTTAATTTTTGGAGATCGTGTAGCCCATGTACAATGCGACGAATTCTCGCAGTCGGATGTTTCGCTATGAAGTGGTGGGACTGCGACAAACTGCCGAAACTGAGAAAACCAACTATGCCATCCGCAACAGTGGCAGTCAATTTTTCAACGTTCCCTATGACCGCATGAATCAGTTTATGCAGCAGATTACCCGTTGGGGGGGCAAAATTGTTAGCATCCAACCCCTCAATGGTACGGTTGCGCCCCTGGCTGCCACCACGGAACCTGCCGCCAATAATGGTGCTGCCCCTGTTAAAGAAAAGAAAGTTGATATTCCCGTCAATATCTATCGTCCCAACAATCCCTGCATTGGTAAGGTCATCTCCAATGAAGAGCTGGTGCGTGAAGGAGGTGAGGGAACGGTCAAGCACATTATCTTTGACATTTCTGGTACCGAGTTGCGCTATCTCGAAGGTCAAAGTATTGGCATTATTCCTGCGGGTACCGATGCCAACGGCAAACCCCACAAGCTGCGCCTCTACTCCATTGCCTCGACCCGCCACGGTGACTTTCAAGATGATAAAACGGTCTCCCTGTGTGTGCGGCGCCTAGAGTACAAGGATAAAGAGACGGGGGAAACCATCTATGGCGTTTGCTCCTCCTACCTCAACCAACTGCAGCCCGGCGATGAAGTGAAAATCACAGGGCCAGTGGGTAAAGAAATGCTTCTGAGCGATGACCCTGAGGCCACAATCATTATGCTGGCAACGGGAACTGGAATTGCCCCCTTCCGGGCCTTCCTGTGGCGCATGTTCAAAGAAAATAACCCCGATTATCAATTCAAGGGGCTGGCATGGCTCTTCTTTGGTGTCGCCTACACTGCAAATATCCTCTACAAGGATGAGTTAGAGGCAATACAGGCCCAGTATCCCGATCACTTCCGCCTCACCTATGCCATCAGCCGTGAGCAAAAAACCCCTGACGGCGGCAAGATGTACATCCAAGGTCGCATTGCTGAGCATGCGGATGAAATCTGGCAACTCCTCCAGAAGAAAAATACCCATGTCTATATGTGTGGTTTGAGGGGGATGGAGCCGGGTATTGATGAGGCAATGACCGCAGCAGCCGCCAAAAATGGTGCCGATTGGCAAGAGTTCCTCAAGGGCACGCTCAAAAAAGAAGGCCGCTGGCACGTGGAAACCTACTAGAGAGCTCATGGGGGGCGATCGCC is a window of Thermosynechococcus vestitus BP-1 DNA encoding:
- the rpsO gene encoding 30S ribosomal protein S15, with the translated sequence MALQHDVKQEIINTYQIHGTDTGSTDVQVAILTERIKQLSEHLKVNKKDHASRRGLLKIIGRRKRLLAYLYRHDPQRYQQLIERLGIRG
- the petH gene encoding ferredoxin--NADP reductase; the encoded protein is MYNATNSRSRMFRYEVVGLRQTAETEKTNYAIRNSGSQFFNVPYDRMNQFMQQITRWGGKIVSIQPLNGTVAPLAATTEPAANNGAAPVKEKKVDIPVNIYRPNNPCIGKVISNEELVREGGEGTVKHIIFDISGTELRYLEGQSIGIIPAGTDANGKPHKLRLYSIASTRHGDFQDDKTVSLCVRRLEYKDKETGETIYGVCSSYLNQLQPGDEVKITGPVGKEMLLSDDPEATIIMLATGTGIAPFRAFLWRMFKENNPDYQFKGLAWLFFGVAYTANILYKDELEAIQAQYPDHFRLTYAISREQKTPDGGKMYIQGRIAEHADEIWQLLQKKNTHVYMCGLRGMEPGIDEAMTAAAAKNGADWQEFLKGTLKKEGRWHVETY
- a CDS encoding methanogen output domain 1-containing protein, producing MTAVEMLPVEAHTNLGNLPISLQSSSFLRNLLGFLAETLEDVVGLEDASGFIALVGQQMGNYINELYTQALGDRPLDAKTVAQILVDLKNRIEGGFFLIEQDEERIILGNHRCPLGSGVVGHPSLCMMTSNVFGVIVAHHLGYAKVCIEEAIANGDQGCRMVVYTQPTAAALAAKGREHYRSDRLES
- a CDS encoding GGDEF domain-containing protein; its protein translation is MSDFTLDINTWIDLFPEPMLAMNAQGNIVAINPSGREFFGGSVLNRNLRELVATPPEKLNKWLPLWQQATQMVPGTLQGHQGQKIEVQAVGIHRCQPPLILLRLFRQPRLLGQFIIQRQQFEQLQQQMARQTALIVELQQQQKQLEAENHYLQQISQQDSLTKLANRRTFESRLRLVWQEAAATHTPLAIVLLDIDHFKDYNDTYGHLAGDRALQRVAYAIKSQVRATDLVARYGGEEFVLLLSQAHHDAAICILERIFNHIRSLEIPHASSPVKPYLTLSAGICIATATPRDCPISELIATADAALYEAKRSGRDRYVLQTYAWISGPISQEISPCPSEKAP
- a CDS encoding PAM68 family protein gives rise to the protein MAKRSDLPFEPKKKKGATHSAKAPAAAAVRSKAPTSPAKQAKTGAGIPEIVSQRMVARMAIFCGTPTLLGLMTFPLSYFIVHEGWFKLPNVVVVIVSLGLFGLGALGLSYGILSASWDEHEQGSWLGWREFRTNFGRVVESWQAYQAQRSQNAE
- a CDS encoding LysR family transcriptional regulator, which codes for MSELPFSLDQLRILKAIALEGSFKRAADSLYVSQPAVSLQVQNLERQLDVPLFDRGGRRAQLTEAGQLLLAYGDQILSLCHEACRAIEDLQKLQGGTLIIGASQTTGTYLMPRMIGLFRSKYPEVAVQLHVHSTRRTCWSLVNGQIDLAIIGGEVPSELSEQITVTPYAEDELALILPVDHPLASAETLTKEDLYKLSFIALDAQSTIRKVIDQVLQRANIDPRRLKVEMELNSIEAIKNAVQSGLGAAFVSISAIEKELQLGSLRRMGIENVVVKRTLSLITNPNRYRSRAAEVFCREILTQFATFAIDTELTTPKPPISDSEKPLKELLTIAPLEENSTNASNS